The following coding sequences lie in one Portunus trituberculatus isolate SZX2019 chromosome 26, ASM1759143v1, whole genome shotgun sequence genomic window:
- the LOC123509279 gene encoding uncharacterized protein K02A2.6-like: MESLAPLAPPDVAEAPPGSDLALEELRKVATEDPEYVQLLHFVKNGFPMDSPTSPCLGRLHDSHRGVEATKSRARQAVFWPGVDADIANTVRACEPCQILQPSQQQEPRLCDDNPSRPFESISADYFSVAGKAFLVIADHLSGWPVVVSCVADMTSAATIRHFRRLFRDLGVPVRLRTDGGPQFASQEFSTFLERWGVRHDTSTPHYPQSNGHDESAVKAVKHFIQMVAPSGNIDCEAFDRGLLKLRNTPNKTGRSPAQVLYGRPLRSCVPAHASAFQKEWQARDESCDRRAAARLRDATSRYDAHAQPLPPLQRGDVVRIQDPTTQRWHKVGTIMGVGRSRDYLLKMPSGRVWWRKRGFLRPAPPLNASSTMEDATAPLAAPDTVVPRRSLRLQEKASAAAVARVPVDF, translated from the exons ATGGAGTCTCTTGCTCCGTTGGCGCCTCCTGATGTTGCAGAAGCACCTCCTGGCAGTGACCTTGCCCTTGAGGAGCTTCGTAAGGTGGCAACCGAGGACCCCGAGTACGTCCAGCTCCTTCATTTTGTGAAGAATGGATTCCCTATGGACAG CCCTACGTCGCCGTGTCTTGGCCGCCTGCACGACAGCCATCGTGGTGTCGAAGCCACCAAGAGCCGTGCTAGGCAGGCTGTGTTCTGGCCAGGCGTGGATGCTGACATTGCCAACACTGTTCGAGCATGTGAGCCGTGCCAGATTCTGCAGCCCAGTCAACAGCAAGAACCAAGACTCTGTGATGACAACCCATCTCGACCATTCGAGTCCATTTCTGCTGATTACTTCTCAGTTGCAGGGAAGGCTTTCTTAGTCATTGCAGATCATCTGTCCGGCTGGCCTGTCGTCGTGTCCTGTGTCGCTGATATGACGTCTGCTGCCACTATTCGTCACTTCCGCCGCCTCTTCAGGGACCTGGGTGTTCCTGTACGCCTGCGCACGGACGGTGGCCCACAATTCGCCAGCCAGGAGTTTTCTACGTTCCTCGAGCGCTGGGGAGTCCGTCACGACACATCGACGCCCCATTACCCACAGTCTAACGGCCATGACGAGTCTGCAGTGAAGGCCGTGAAGCACTTCATCCAGATGGTGGCACCGTCTGGCAATATAGACTGTGAGGCGTTCGACAGGGGTCTCCTGAAGCTTCGGAACACCCCCAACAAGACGGGTCGCTCTCCAGCTCAAGTCCTGTATGGTCGCCCTTTACGCTCTTGCGTCCCCGCACATGCCAGCGCCTTCCAGAAAGAGTGGCAGGCCAGGGACGAGAGTTGCGACCGTCGAGCTGCTGCCCGTCTCCGTGATGCTACAAGTCGCTACGACGCTCACGCTCAGCCTCTTCCACCCCTGCAGCGAGGTGACGTTGTTCGGATCCAGGACCCGACAACGCAGCGGTGGCACAAGGTTGGCACCATCATGGGCGTTGGCAGGTCACGGGATTACCTGCTCAAGATGCCCAGTGGCCgagtgtggtggaggaaaaggggcTTCCTCCGCCCTGCTCCACCCCTAAACGCTTCTTCTACGATGGAGGACGCCACTGCTCCCTTGGCGGCACCTGATACGGTGGTGCCCCGCAGGTCGCTACGACTCCAGGAGAAGGCGTCGGCAGCTGCAGTCGCTCGAGTCCCTGTTGACTTCTGA